The Stygiolobus azoricus genome window below encodes:
- a CDS encoding Rossmann-like domain-containing protein, whose translation MILDEIINELRFALKGKKITNSCIGVAFTASLLSDGSLGISHTILDGENSMSGEIMGKEAEEVVEKLTSNPLERSVALSVLNAVSVLPTFERGDPLDIMEGNKLCLFGYSPTVETNKFSSIIIYDFRNPETQNLGKVIVKPYSSLTSEICNTAVIFASALVAGYTESILKRISVDHLILSGVSSVYAPSTLRSYGFEYVSKVETFDKFRAFRTVCEGGSGRQLAKYTYKIYTKL comes from the coding sequence ATGATTTTAGATGAGATAATAAATGAGTTACGGTTCGCATTAAAAGGCAAAAAAATTACAAATTCGTGTATAGGTGTTGCCTTTACAGCAAGTCTACTTAGTGACGGAAGTCTTGGGATTTCTCACACAATACTGGACGGAGAAAATAGTATGAGTGGAGAAATAATGGGCAAAGAAGCTGAGGAAGTAGTAGAAAAATTAACTTCAAATCCGCTAGAGAGGTCGGTAGCATTATCGGTGTTAAACGCGGTAAGTGTTTTACCGACCTTTGAAAGGGGCGATCCATTGGATATTATGGAAGGAAATAAACTTTGCCTATTTGGCTACTCCCCTACGGTAGAAACTAATAAATTCTCTTCGATCATTATTTATGATTTTAGAAACCCCGAGACTCAGAACCTCGGCAAAGTAATAGTAAAACCGTATTCCTCACTGACTTCCGAGATATGTAATACTGCTGTTATATTTGCTTCTGCATTGGTAGCAGGTTATACGGAGAGTATACTTAAGAGGATATCAGTTGACCACCTGATTTTGAGCGGTGTATCTTCAGTTTACGCGCCGTCTACTCTTAGAAGCTACGGATTTGAGTATGTGAGCAAAGTAGAGACTTTTGATAAATTCAGAGCTTTTAGGACTGTGTGTGAAGGGGGTTCAGGAAGGCAACTAGCTAAATATACATATAAAATCTATACAAAGCTTTGA